TCCATATTCCACTCTCGCCCATTAGATATAAGTAGTTCACTGACTCGCATATCATCAGACCAGTTCTCATTCCGTTGTTGCGCCCCAATCCGCATAGACTGGACCATTGTAGCTGGTGATGCGCCCAACCATCTCTCTGACCACACCCTCGTGTTTTTGCCATTCCCAATCCCCACTCTCGCTCCTTGTTGGATCAGCTTCTGAGCTGCATGGATACTTCTCCAAGCGAAAGAAGGTCTTGTACCTAGCGGTGCATTGAACGGGTCTGATGCTTTGAAATACCGGCTTTTAAAGACTTTGGCCATTAATGACTGCGGGTTCTTGATCATTCTCCATAGTTGCCTCCCCAATAGCGCCAGATTGTAAGCCTCAAGATCCTTGAAACCAAGGCCGCCACATTCTTTGGGTTTACAGAGACTCTCCCAACTCTTCCAATGCATTCCACGCGAATCTCTCCCATTCCTCCACCAGAACTCAGACATGACCGACATGATCTATTTGATTGTGGTTTTTGGGAGGAGAAAACATGCCATAGTGTAAGTGGGCAGGGCCATTGCAACCGCCTTGAGGAGAACCTCTTTACCTCCAGGGGAAAGGAACTTCGTTTGCCATCCATGAACTCTTTGATTTAAGTTCTCCCTCAAGTAATTCAGAATGGAGACTTTGGACCCTCCAAAAGACTCTGGAAGTCCTAGGTAGAGCCCTTCTCCACCCACTGTTGTAATACCCAACTTCTGCATTATCTCCTCCCTCTTCTCCGTTGGAAAGTGTTTTCCAAAATAAACGCTCGACTTCTGATAGTTTATCCGCTGTCCTGACGCCATGCTGTACGTTTGCAGTATCTGTAGCACTTGATTCAACTCCTCTTCTGATCCTTTACAATACAACATGCTATCATCAGCGAATAACAGATGAGATACCGGCGGTGCTCTGCGTGCCACTCTCAAACCCGAGATCTTCTTCGACCTTTTTGCACTCTTCAGCATCTGTGCTAGCACTTCAGTACACACCACAAAGAGGTATGGGGACAAAGGGTCCCCTTGCCTCAGTCCTCTTGTAGGGGTAATCTTACCAGAAGGAGCACCATTTATGAGCACTTGATATCTCACTGATGTGACATAGCTCATGATGAGCGCACACCATTCTTCAGAAAAGCCCATCGCCTTCATTGCTTTGTTGAGGAAAGACCACTCCACACGATCATACGCTTTGGAAATGTCGGTCTTAATGGCTATAAACTCTGACGCACACTTATGATCTGAGCTGAGCGCGTGTAGGAGCTCGTGCGCTACAAGGATGTTATCAGATATGAGGCGCCCCTTCACAAACGCTGTATGTGTCTCCGAGATAATTCCAGGCAAGACCTTTTTCATTCTTCTCGCTAGCAGCTTCGAGACCACCTTATAAGCTACATTACATAGGCTTATTGGTCTGAATTCACTCATGCACTTAGCGGTAATGGTTTTCGGGATCAGACAGATGTTGGTACCATTTATCTCCTCCTCTAGCTTCCCTGTCCTGAAAAATTCCTGCACCATGGCCGTGATCTCCTCTCCACTAGTCTCCCAGAACTGCTGATAGAAGTAACCACTCATCCCGTCAGGTCTCGGGCATTTACTAGGATTAATGTCAAAAACCGCCTTCTTTACTTCCTCACTTGTCACTGGCTTCAAGAGGGCCGAATTCTGTTCTGAGGAGATGGTTGCAGGGATATCATTCCACTCTACTTGATCGAGGCCCACATCCTCTGATGAGAAAAGAACTTTGAAGTATTGTTCTGCCACTCTCCCAAGGTCACTATCTGCAAACCACTCTCTTCCATCGTCATCAAACAAGCTTTTGATCCTATTTTGCGCCCTTCTATTCTTTGTGACAGCATGGAAAAACTTGGTGTTTCTGTCCCCTGATCTTAGCCAGTTTAATCTGCTTTTTTGCATCCAGAAAAGCTCCTCATTGTAATATTCGTCTGACAGTTCCTTTCTTAGAATTGACAGTTCCTCCGTCCTGAAATTATTCTGTCTCGACGCTTCATCAATCTTGTGGCTCAATTCCTGAATCCTCAAAGCGGAATTTGGCTTTGCGTAGCGTTTCCAGCCCGAGATGGCTTTGCGACAGGAAGCAATTATACTCATCAGGCTCACTTGGCCACTCCCGTGAGATCTCCAGTTACTCTCCACTGTTTCCACAAATCCTTCTCTTGTTACCCATCTCTGATCAGACTTAAAGCTTGTGAACTTCTTCCTCTGATGACCATCCAGAGATGTAATGATTGGACTATGATCCGACTGTACTCTTTGCAGGTAGAAGGTTGTTGCGGCCAGAAAGACTTCTAGCCATTCTTGATTTGCTACTGCTCTATCCAGTCGACACTGCACTAGCTCGTTGTTCCTTCTACCTGCCCATGAAAGTGGATTGCCCTTGTATTTGATATCCCACAGGACCCAGTTTAGGAACATCTGCTTGAACTACATTCCATCTTTCTCTTCTCTTACCGCTCCTCCTGATTTCTCCGACTGTTCTATCAACTCGTTGAAATCTCCCATTAAGATCCATGCCCCTTTCCTGGTTGCTCCTATTCGAGAGATTCTTTCCCATACCTCCCCTCTCTTACTCTTCACTGGATCTCCATAAACACATGTAAGGTAGAACGTATGGTTCTGCCATTCTACCTTTAGATCGATCACCCTGTTATTGGCTTGAAGGGTTTCCACTCTACACGCCTCCTTCCACATAACAGCAAGTCCTCCACTCTTCCCTCTGGCGTCTACAGAAACTATATCATGAAAGCCCATTTTCTCCACTATAGACTCGAGGTATCCTCTTCTACTCTTGGTCTCACTGAGAAATATTATCTCAGGGGAGTACTGACCATGTATCCCCTGTAGATGTCGAACTGTCGGGGTATTTCCCAGCCCCTGACAGTTCCAACTCATAATTCTCATATTGACCTCGAAGGGTTGGAATTACCCATCAACCCTTCTTTCAAATTTGAGCCGCTTCCCAATACTATCCTACGGACAGAATGGACAGGACTGAATGCTGCCACACGGGCAGAATGAATATGTGTAACTGCTGCCATTAAGGCAGAATGGTTTCCCTCTCCTTGACAAATAACTTCGGAGTCTCTCCCTAATCCTCCCAATCTCTGGAACACCGATGGAGATTCTTTCTTTTTTCCAGAAGAACCTTTCCTTGCCTTCTTTGGGATTCTCTCATCACTGTTAGTCATTCTTCTACGTTTGGAAGGCTGAGACTTCGGCTCTTCTTCTCTGATGTTGAGCCTCGGGTATGTACTTGTTTGTTTCCCCAACCGTTCAAAAACTGATGGGGGGCTCCGACTTCCTTTGCTGGATTCAGCCTCAGATCCTCTGATTGTTCTCGACCACTTCTGCGCCCTCTGCTACCTTTTGAGCCCCATTCCTCCTCTACATTTCCCAGTCTGTTGAAAACTGAGCCTGTCTCACTTGTGCCTAGAGATTTTTCCACTCCACCAAGCTCGATTGATTTGCTTCTTATTCCACTAACCTCCTTAGAGCCTCTTGGATTTGTAGATGACTCCTCCGTGCTTCTTGTCTTCTCCGTTCCTCCCTTATCAGCTTTCTGCTTCCACACTACCCGGGGGGTTGAGACCACTCTCTTCCCTTTCCTCTTATCTTCCTTATAAGAGTCTTGGCCTTCTCCTTTCCTGGTTCTCGCACTTCCAGTTGCTTTGGAGGTTCCGAGGACGGCTTCTTTTGAGACTGAGTTCTTCAGAGTCTCCTTTGCTTTTGTTTCTTTCTCTAGGAGTTTTTCCTTCAGGCTTGTCTTCTTCCTCCTATCTGCCCTTAGACTCTCTTCACATTCCTTTACTTGGATTTGATAGGGGCACTTTGTCTGGTCATGAATAAGTCTTTTGCAGCCATAGCAGACTTTTAGTAGCTTCTCATACTCCAGCTCCGTCGGGTAGGTCGTTCCTGATTTGAGTCTCGCTGTTCTCCTGAACTGAAGAGGCTCTTCAGTATTGATGGTGACCAAGGCTCTGACATACTCCAGAGAGTTGGAGTTCTTAGCATGTAGCTCCACTTTCTCCACCTTTCCCAGAGGTCCCAACAAACTGTCCACCACCTCCTTTTTCAGCATGTGGATTGGTAAGCCTCTCACTCTTATCCAGAAGTTTATCCTCTGCAGGAACTCAACATTTGGGTCTGGTGTCCATTGTTCCATGGCCACCATCCATCCATTCACAAACCATGGACCTTTGGTGAGGACAAACTGCAGGTCTGTTTCGGAGTTGAAGATAAACTGGACCCTGTCTTCTCCGACAACCCGTCCTTGAACTCTGTCTTCTAGACCCCAAATGGGTGGAAGCGCTTTGACGAAACCTCCCACCTTATGGACATATGGGTTTAGACATCTGACTATCACACTCATAGAGTTTTCCTCTATCAGATATTCTACCTCCAGATCTGGAATGTCTACCATCTCCCCTTCCTCGAGGAGTTCAAGTTCTTTTAATTCCTCCATTAGCGAAGGCTCCTTCTTCTTTCTGAACCGATTCATTCTTCTTCCTGTTCCGTTCGCTGTCGGCAAGTTGAACCAGAAAGAGAACACTGAGAAGTCACAAGGACTTAATGAAAGCTAAACTCCAGCTAGATCCAGTCACTGGATCTTCTCCAGAGCTCTAAACACGCTATTGGGTTCCTTTAACCTGTCATCTTGCTTCGTGGGATTTGGGTTAGGGTGTTTGCGAAGGTACTTAGGAAAGGTAACAGCTTGGTACTGGAAGATAGTCTCGTTGAATGAAAGAGCGGCACGAATTAGCAGGAAAAACCTCGAACTTTCTCCTTAGATCTGATCGCCGCCGCCATCGCCACTCTAGAGTTTTTGACGTAGGTCGCACCCAACTTTATAAAAAAAAAAAAAAAAAAATGTATCCATTTCTTAGTATATCAAAATGTATCCATTTCTTAGTATATAACTTTAATATGTGAACTTCTTCTCATCCTACATTGTTCGTTGTGATGTGGGAGCACAAAAGGGAGATCAAGAGAGGAGGATGACTAATTGACTTTATGCAGAGATAGCTTGTGACAACAACAAAAAAGGGTTTAACTACATACTGGGTTTTCTTATGAATCTATTCCATTTATCCTAATAAATCAATCTTAAACATCAAAGCACCAGTGGTCTAGTGGTGGAATTGTACCTTGCCATGGTATAGACCCGGGTTCGATTACCCGCTGGTGCATTCTGTCTGAGCAATGAAGAAAACGGCTTGCTGATGGTTGGGTCCATCGCGTTTATTCTGTGATATTCAGATTACATGCCACTATCCTGAGCTCTATTTTTTGTTCTCCCTTTGGTTTACTTTAAAGCCAACTACTAGTAGGTACTACAAATGAATCAACATAAAACATCCAAGTGTGAGACGACATTTATAAACATAAAAGGAAGTCTAGATCTTTTTTTTTCATTATGTTTACTAACGTACTTGTACAATATTTTGAAGTTAGTCTATGAAGACCGAGGAATTGAAGCTATGATGATAACATACATTAGTAATACATTTTACAGTGTTGTCTTTGTTGACACACAAGTAAAACGATATGTTGAAGATCCACTCTATTTACATCTTCCCACATCATATAAAGTTACAAACAACCCTCTACTTTTTCCTAAACATCTCTCTACTACAATACCTCCCATTACGCGTGTACTCCACCCAAGTTCATCACAGTTTTGAACGTAAGAGTTGTTTCTTGAAACCACGATTTGAATTCTTACGGGAAGAGCAAGTGGCGTATGGTTGGCCGTTGAGACAACCTCCAAATCTAATATCCCAACCTTCGATGTTCTTAGGAACACATGAATCGAACAGGAACTGCCCAAGAACGCTGTTAGCGTTTATGCTCGTTGGTTGGAGCGGGCGGAAGGATGATCTCTCTCTCTGCTCTTCCTGTGAAGACGATGGATCAGTGTTGTTACTTTGATACGGAGCTGAGCTTGGTAAGAAAAAGTGGTCACTTGGACCGGTGGCTACTCTTTTTAGGCTTTGGTTAGAGTCCACAGCTACTTTCTGAAGGTCGCATATTAACTCAGAGATCTCATCATGCGTGCGAGCTCTTTCCCCAAGCTGCCGGATTTTATGTAAGTGAACTGATATGGCCTTCTCTAGAAAGTTGGAGATAACAGCTCGGTATTGTATAGGGTTATGCGTGTAGTGTCCTGAATAAAAAAAAAGCTCAGATATTGCCATAATAGACATAAACATGTTATATGTCATGTGACTAACCTGCATGAGGAGAGTTTTTCCACTTGACAACTTTAACTTCTCCTCCCAGTTCCTGTAATTGATGGGTGAAGCTCGAAATCACTTGGTGAGGAGCAAGTTCGTCATTCTCCGAGCATAAGATGAGATATGGAGCCCCAATTTCCTGGAAAACACACACAGAATGGGAAAGTTATCTTCTGTAGCTAACCAACTTGAGAAGCCATAACCAGAGAAGGTACATAGACTTACGACAGATGAGTAGAGGGCCTGCCAATACTCACTGCGTTGAGATTCAAATCTTGTAAGATATAAACCGTCAAGCCCTGAAGATATCCCTTTGGTCATCCAAGATATGAGTCTTGAAGGCACAGACATTCGTCGTATGGATGGAGGTAGTGCGAATTTCGTATTCAAATCACTCGTGAAATCCAATGGGCCAGAGTCGTAGACATGTCCAGAAAGACAGTTTCTAACCAGCTGGCTATCATCCTTCACAAATTAGGAAAAAAAAAAAGACAATGAGTTTGAGGTTATAAGAGAAGAAACAAACATCATCATTATAAGAGACAATTCTCACCGGATGAATTTGAGGTTCACAATCACCCATGATCACCTACATTGTATAACATTTTTGTACAAAACATATGATGGATACAAATTAGCTGAAAGTTTAATCCTTTTTAAAAGTTACCTGTAGTACTTTGTACATGCAAGCTTTTGGAGCCCCAGAGAAAGCTAGAAAGATTACAGGACACGGTCTGGTCTTTAGCTCCTGAACAATAACACACCTTAAACATAAAGCCACAAATAAAGTGTACCAATTCTTAAAAATAAAAAAAATTCAGCAAATTCCTGAACCAGACAGAAGAGTTTAGCCGAATCATACCTCAACGAGCTCAGCAAGAAGATGAAATGCTAGAGAGAGAGCCATCTCTGGGTAAAACCTGAAGAACATAGACAAAACAGCAAACCTAATCAAAGAGAGATTCTGAATCAAGATCCAAACAGCATAAGAAGCAAAAGATTCTGATTCTGATAATGCTGTTTTACAAAACCTAAGCTTGAACTAAACCCCATTTACTTGCTAGCTACGATACATCCACACATCGAAAATTCATCTTCCTCTCCCGAAAATTTTACGATTTGAAACTCAGACAGAAGAGAGAATCGAATTCAGGAAAGGAACAAAACAGAATCTAAAAAGCATAGAAACAAAAGATTCTGATTCTGATTCCGATTCCGATAGGGCAGCAAACGACGTCGTAGAAGCAAAATCTAGCTACGAAACCCACACACATCGCAAAATTCATCTTCCTCTATCGAAATTCTCAGAGAGAACAGAGAATCTTCCAGAAGGAACTTACGCAGTGAGAAAATCAGCGCGGCAAACAAGCGAGTTCCAACCGAGAGAAGAGTAGAGGTCAACGAAACTCGCAAGATGACTCTCGTTAATCGAACTCCACGCGAAGATCACTACGACGCCGTTAGATCCACCGTCGTCCATCTCTCTATCCGCCTTCTTCCCCCAGTAAACTCTCCCCCCGCCGATCATATTTTCCCGGCGACGATTGCCGATGAAACTCGTCTGAGAGATTTGGTGGGTTTTTTTTATGAACCACTCGAAAAGTTTTGAGATTACGGTGGTGGGTGGTTGTTATCGTCCACGTCAGATCGTTCTGTGCGTATTTTAGTTTATTCGGTTTATAGTGCACCATTCACACGACGGCGTTTGACACGTCATCGAGTTTACCGTGGAAGTAAGAGTCAAATACGATTAATAGGTTTTGTATTCTTATTCTACGCCTCGTGCTAAGACCAAGATTAGATACCAAGAATTCCAAAGTTCTCTTTTACGGTTATCCTGTTTTTAATGAAATGTTACATTTGAATGTAGGTTCAACAAAATAACTCCAACAACCTATTCGAACTGGTTATACTAGTTTGCGTTCGACTTAGATACAACGTCAACAAATATTTTTTTTTTTGTAAAAATGTTAAAACATTATTACCACTTTTCAATTTTTTGATAGAAGTTACAATAGATGACTAGTAGCAGAAAAAATAAACAACAACACCACACAAGAACACTACCGACAACAACAAAGGACCGGACCAAACAACAACGCAACGCAAGCATTCAAACGGAGTAATAGCGAGACGCGGACAGACCTTACAACTCTAGAACTAGATGAGAACACCGACTAGTTGCCGCGAGCTATCGAGAGAAGGGCGCCCTCAAACCCTGAATACTACGGTTCCTACAGCTTCCAACCGACAACCCATAGCGAACTAAAGCGAAGAATCCAACCACGGACCCAGAGCAAGCTTGATAAAAGAAACCACCAGCGGTACGAAGAAGAGTCGAAGACCGACGATGCCGTCGTTCAGTAGTTTGCGCCGGAGATTACCGCCTACATTGCATTCCACCAGGACCATCTACACCCATTTAACCACAAACCCGAAGAGAATATGGATCGGTAAACGCACAACTCCTCCAGAGGAGACAAAACCGACACCACGCAAATGAGCCGCTGCCTAGATATTACTCCAAGTAAAAGACCAGCCGGAAGTCACTGCCTAGCCACGAAACAAAGCTGATGAGATTATTTCAGAAGAAGATGGCTACGGAGCAGGCCACACAGTCGACGCCATAAGATCTGAGCGGTGAAGGGAACACACAGGAACCCACACACTACTACGCGAGCCACAGGGGAGGTCGGAGAACAGACATACATCTCCACCACAGTCACCAACAGCCCCCGCGCAGCCACCATCAAGGAACACAACGGAGACGCCTCAAACCCAATAGAGAGAACTCAAGACAAGCAAGATAAGGCCTCAAACTCACCCTCAAAACCATTAACCAGCGAATCCGAGAACCCCAGCTCCACACGCAGCCGCACCCACCACTAGACGCCACGCCGGAGGTGAAACGAGACCGATGAGGAGCTCCCCGACGCTGCACGTGCCTCCATCTCAGCTGGCACTTAGAAAGATTGGACGAGGGTGGAGGGGGCAGTGAGTTCCCTAGGTTACCAATGGGTGAGTGGAGGAACCCCTGGGAAAGCATCTTGATCAGATCTAGACGAATTAGCCAGATAGGCAGACACCCAATGGGAACTAAATACAACTCCATGAATGAGCAAAATGGAGGTTGCATTAATGATAAAGATCTCTGGGAAAACCGCTAAAACTTCAAATTTGATATGAAATTTTTTAGATTAAAAAAATTAGATTATATATTGAAAGAGTAGTATGGGATAAGAACGAGGTATTTAAAATGATATCTTCCCTATTCGGGCACATCTCAGCGTCCTCGGGCGAAATTCTCTTTCCTCTCAGGACACCAGGAGCTTCTAACGAACCAGGTCCGATGGTTGGCGTCCCCACACATATTACTGGAGTCCGAAAAAGATAAAGGGTGGCCCTGCTTTACCTTTGATCCTATGTGCCCAGAGAATGCTATGCGTTCTCCACTTTCGGACCTCGCAAAGAGAGAACGTGCTTTTTCCTCTCACTTTCTGTCTCATTTGTCCCGGTGTGGCTGATCGTCCGAAAAGACCAGCTAAGCATCATCGGCTTGGTCAGCCTTTACCTAACCAACTACCTAATACTACGCAGGCTCATCAAACAACGCTTTCTCGAATCATGTCCCAGCACTAAGTAAGGGTTTCATTCTGCATCACTCTCCCCGTCGTTCTCTCATTTTCATTTTAGAAACTAATGAATTCATTGATGAGGGCGAAGAAACTTTCAGCTTTAGAGAATCCAGTTCCAGCGGAAGACTCAGTACGATAGCAAGTCAAATCAATCTCCTCCAACAGAAGGCTCTGACCTGACCACAGTCAATCAGTCTGTTCCGCTTCTTGTTCTTCAAATTCTGAAAGACTCGTCGGAAATTGCCGGTGCCAGTTGGTCCAAGTCGAGGCATTTCGAATTGTTTGTTGACACAAACAAAGTCAGGGAAAACCTCTGAAATTATTTCAATATTGAACCTTGGACATATAAGAGAAGGCAGATCGATGAGGCACAAGAGTGCTAGTTGGACTGAGGTGGGTGAAAGATTCAATTCATTTTCCATCTTCACCGTTAAGCCTGCGGAAAGGCGCAAACGAACGTGAGCTGCTATACCGAATACCCCGCTGGCATCATAGTATTTTTTAACTCCTACAAAACAAAAAAGAAGGATGGTAATTGGATCATTTATGGATCTGGGAATGGAATTCTGCTTCCAGGAGGGCGAAATGTCAACAAACTTTAGCGAGAGTACCAAGATCGGACTCAAGTTGCCATATCCAGTTCATCCTTCGGAACCGTATCACATCCCAGATCTGATGAAATATGATGAATTGAGATGGTATTTTGTAAATACGTAATTATCTTGAATATATTAACTATTTCTTTATTTTCCGATCTTTTTTTTTAAAGTTAAATGATATCTTATTTGAAATTCTTGGTTTTTTTGTTCTAACCTCATGCGATTATTATTATTTTATACTTTTTCTCTTTTTATTTTCTTTATTGTTTTAAATAATTATTAGAATGAATATTCGAATATTCATTTTGAATATAATTTACATGACACCCAAGAAAGAGTGGTTTGATGAATTGAATGAAGAGATCACAGGGATAATCAAGATGGGAAATGACACAACATCATCAGTGAAAGGAATAGGAAGTATAAAGATCCTAAATGAGGATGGAACAGTGGTGATTCTGACACAAGTGAGGACACACTGAATGAACCAACTCCAATGGAGCAGGATCAAGAAGAAGTGAAGCTACGTAAAAGTGAGCGTGGTAGAATCTCTCGTCGTTGATTTGAGAGTAGACGGTTGATGTATCAGACTCGACCATATCTTTCGTAGCATGCATTCCCATCGATGTCGCAACTGAATCGGTTTGGCTGGATCTCGACAAAAACGCTGGAAGCTCCGATTTCCAAACCTGGGTTGCACACGACAGAAGAAGAAGCCGTCCTCTAGCGACCTCTTCCGTCGAAAACCCTAGATCTATAGCCGGAAAAACCAGATCTGAGACACCACCGAGCTTCGCCCTCGCCGAAGAACACGGAGATAACGAGGAGAGAAACAGTTATGGACAAAACGGGATATTAGGCAAGGCCTGGCGGCCGCACGATGGAGGCAGCGACCGCCGGAAAAGTTTGACGGTGAAACTGTGACCTTTGAAGAGAGAGGGGGGAGGGGCTCGTATTTAGAGAGAAAACGTTTTTTTAGTTCCCTCTTTAACTGTGATATTGATAACCACGTCAACAAATATGAATTGACTAATAAACGTTTTTGTGTTTCTATTAACAAGCCAGTAGACAAACCATTTTGGAATTAGGAAGTAGAGCCTTATGTAAAGTGGAAACTTATTAAACTATTTCATAGAAATATTCTCGGATCCGGCTCAAGATAAAAGTTAGACTTAAGAACAAGCTCACAATATATTCCTAATCACATGAAATTATTAGTTATATCGATTATACAATAAATTAGCAATGAAGATGATTTGAATTAGTCTGTTAGATCCAAGCTTTCTCTTTCAAATCATATATGTTATAAGATGGCATATTATAGAACATATTCTACATATGTATAGAAGTGAGATGAAATTTCAGCGAAATTTATACTTGATTGAGAAGTGAATTTGCTTATTTGTCACATTCTCCATAATTTTAGGACTGGGTCATTAGTTTTTATAAATAAATTTAATTAAACTATAATTAAAATATAATTCATTATTTATCTGATTACAAATTAATATTATAAAATTATCTCAAAACAATAAATGGAAAAATTTTTTAAAAGGAAAAAATAATTTCATGTATTTATTTTGTGTTTATCTACATCTTTTTTTCTTATTCACTAATTTTAAAATTAGTAGTATATATATACGCATAATAATTAGATTTATCACTATACTAAAATATTAAAAATAGGTTTATAAAAAATATCAAAAATTTATTTATATTTTTTTGTAAGCGTAATATGTCATGGAATACTTTTTCTAAATTATTAAATATATTTTACTATAAAAATACTAAAAAGAGGTATATAAGTAATAAAAATAATTTTATTTATATTTGTTTACTTTCGTGATTTTTTCTAAATATTTTTTATTGGGAATATAATTATATATTAAAATATTTTTAAAATAT
The DNA window shown above is from Brassica oleracea var. oleracea cultivar TO1000 chromosome C3, BOL, whole genome shotgun sequence and carries:
- the LOC106328232 gene encoding uncharacterized protein LOC106328232; protein product: MIGGGRVYWGKKADREMDDGGSNGVVVIFAWSSINESHLASFVDLYSSLGWNSLVCRADFLTAFYPEMALSLAFHLLAELVEELKTRPCPVIFLAFSGAPKACMYKVLQVIMGDCEPQIHPDDSQLVRNCLSGHVYDSGPLDFTSDLNTKFALPPSIRRMSVPSRLISWMTKGISSGLDGLYLTRFESQRSEYWQALYSSVEIGAPYLILCSENDELAPHQVISSFTHQLQELGGEVKVVKWKNSPHAGHYTHNPIQYRAVISNFLEKAISVHLHKIRQLGERARTHDEISELICDLQKVAVDSNQSLKRVATGPSDHFFLPSSAPYQSNNTDPSSSQEEQRERSSFRPLQPTSINANSVLGQFLFDSCVPKNIEGWDIRFGGCLNGQPYATCSSRKNSNRGFKKQLLRSKL